A stretch of Prunus dulcis chromosome 6, ALMONDv2, whole genome shotgun sequence DNA encodes these proteins:
- the LOC117630834 gene encoding thioredoxin-like protein AAED1, chloroplastic isoform X1, with the protein MAVTLSATLYSTSLPPKRNTNCASTPVISNLNIGSLLPNLNSCKRLIKFSPRQSHVVASAVSGSPGTESSLNGEDAASLLETVKVFDLNGNGIPISDLWKDRTAVIAFARHFGCVFCRKRADYLASKKDIMDASGVALVLIGPGSIDQGKAFAGQTKFKGEVYADPSHSSYEALRFVSGVLTTFTPKAGLKIIELYMEGYRQDWKLSFEQDTVARGGWQQGGILVAGPGKSNILYIHKDKEAGDDPDIKDILKACCGDVNYV; encoded by the exons atggcggtTACTCTCTCTGCAACGCTCTACTCCACCTCACTCCCTCCAAAGAGGAACACCAATTGCGCCTCGACACCTGTAATTTCGAATCTGAATATCGGCAGCCTTCTTCCCAATCTCAATAGCTGCAAGAGACTGATCAAATTCTCACCGCGGCAAAGCCACGTCGTAGCCTCTGCAGTCTCTGGCTCTCCAG GGACCGAGTCTTCTTTGAACGGTGAAGATGCAGCGAGTTTATTGGAGACGGTGAAGGTGTTTGATTTGAATGGAAATGGAATTCCGATTTCGGATTTGTGGAAAGATAGGACAGCTGTCATCGCATTTGCCCGCCATTTCGG aTGCGTATTTTGCCGCAAACGGGCTGACTATCTTGCATCAAAGAAG GATATAATGGATGCATCTGGTGTGGCACTTGTTTTGATTGGACCTGGTAGCATTGATCAG GGAAAAGCATTCGCTGGGCAAACAAAGTTCAAAGGAG AAGTTTATGCAGATCCGAGTCACTCATCATACGAGGCATTGAGATTTGTTTCTGGGGTCTTAACCACATTTACTCCCAAA GCAGGTCTTAAGATAATAGAGTTGTACATGGAGGGTTACCGGCAAGACTGGAAACTTTCTTTTGAACAGGACACCGTGGCCAGAGGCGGCTG GCAGCAAGGTGGAATTCTAGTTGCGGGTCCTGGTAAAAGTAACATCCTGTACATCCACAAG GATAAAGAAGCCGGGGATGATCCAGATATCAAAGATATTCTAAAAGCATGTTGTGGAGATGTAAATTATGTATAG
- the LOC117630834 gene encoding thioredoxin-like protein AAED1, chloroplastic isoform X2, whose amino-acid sequence MAVTLSATLYSTSLPPKRNTNCASTPVISNLNIGSLLPNLNSCKRLIKFSPRQSHVVASAVSGSPGTESSLNGEDAASLLETVKVFDLNGNGIPISDLWKDRTAVIAFARHFGCVFCRKRADYLASKKGKAFAGQTKFKGEVYADPSHSSYEALRFVSGVLTTFTPKAGLKIIELYMEGYRQDWKLSFEQDTVARGGWQQGGILVAGPGKSNILYIHKDKEAGDDPDIKDILKACCGDVNYV is encoded by the exons atggcggtTACTCTCTCTGCAACGCTCTACTCCACCTCACTCCCTCCAAAGAGGAACACCAATTGCGCCTCGACACCTGTAATTTCGAATCTGAATATCGGCAGCCTTCTTCCCAATCTCAATAGCTGCAAGAGACTGATCAAATTCTCACCGCGGCAAAGCCACGTCGTAGCCTCTGCAGTCTCTGGCTCTCCAG GGACCGAGTCTTCTTTGAACGGTGAAGATGCAGCGAGTTTATTGGAGACGGTGAAGGTGTTTGATTTGAATGGAAATGGAATTCCGATTTCGGATTTGTGGAAAGATAGGACAGCTGTCATCGCATTTGCCCGCCATTTCGG aTGCGTATTTTGCCGCAAACGGGCTGACTATCTTGCATCAAAGAAG GGAAAAGCATTCGCTGGGCAAACAAAGTTCAAAGGAG AAGTTTATGCAGATCCGAGTCACTCATCATACGAGGCATTGAGATTTGTTTCTGGGGTCTTAACCACATTTACTCCCAAA GCAGGTCTTAAGATAATAGAGTTGTACATGGAGGGTTACCGGCAAGACTGGAAACTTTCTTTTGAACAGGACACCGTGGCCAGAGGCGGCTG GCAGCAAGGTGGAATTCTAGTTGCGGGTCCTGGTAAAAGTAACATCCTGTACATCCACAAG GATAAAGAAGCCGGGGATGATCCAGATATCAAAGATATTCTAAAAGCATGTTGTGGAGATGTAAATTATGTATAG
- the LOC117630833 gene encoding adenylate kinase 1, chloroplastic: protein MAALTRLSKPSFTSLSSVSRISRWLYSGIAPEPSSHGASPYSPRLGPKPNLSVKDPKDRNVQWVFLGSPGVGKGTYASRLSNLLGVPHIATGDLVREELAASGSLSKELSEIVNQGKLVSDEIIISLLSKRLEAGGAKGELGFILDGFPRTIRQAEILEGVTEIDLVLNLKLREDVLVEKCLGRRMCSQCGGNFNVASINVKDSNGSPAICMAPLLPPPHCMSKLVTRADDTEEVVKHRIHVYNEKSRPVEEFYRSRGKLLEFDLPGGIPESWPKLLEVLNLDEYKEKQSAAA, encoded by the exons ATGGCGGCCTTAACCCGCCTATCAAAGCCCTCGTTCACATCACTTTCCTCCGTCTCACGCATAAGCCGGTGGTTGTACTCGGGCATAGCACCGGAGCCCAGCTCTCATGGCGCTTCGCCATATAGCCCACGATTGGGGCCCAAGCCCAATCTCTCGGTCAAGGACCCCAAGGATCGAAACGTACAGTGGGTCTTCTTGGGCTCACCGGGCGTGGGCAAAGGCACGTACGCCAGCCGCCTGTCTAATCTCCTCGGCGTTCCTCACATCGCCACTGGAGATCTCGTCCGCGAAGAGCTCGCAGCCTCTGGGTCTCTCTCTAAAGAG TTATCGGAGATTGTGAACCAGGGGAAGTTGGTTTCTGATGAGATTATAATAAGCTTGTTGTCGAAGAGATTGGAGGCTGGGGGAGCTAAAGGGGAACTGGGTTTTATTCTTGATGGGTTTCCTCGAACCATAAGACAAGCG GAAATATTGGAAGGCGTGACAGAGATTGACCTGGTGCTCAATCTGAAGCTCCGGGAAGATGTGTTGGTTGAGAAATGCCTTGGGAGGAGAATGTGTAGTCAGTGTGGGGGAAATTTTAATGTGGCCTCCATTAATGTTAAGGACTCGAATGGGAGTCCTGCAATTTGCATGGCTCCGCTTCTTCCACCTCCACATTGTATGTCAAAGCTTGTTACTCGAGCCGATGATACTGAAGAAGTAGTTAAACATCGGATTCATGTATACAATGAGAAG AGTCGGCCTGTAGAAGAATTCTACCGTAGTCGGGGAAAACTGTTGGAGTTTGATTTGCCAGGAGGGATCCCAGAGTCTTGGCCAAAGTTGCTTGAAGTTCTTAATCTTGATGAATACAAGGAGAAGCAGTCTGCTGCAGCATGA
- the LOC117630757 gene encoding two-component response regulator-like APRR7 isoform X2, whose amino-acid sequence MSVDSDEDRQLLELNHRSWDGKERVKNGVVDEEGRLVEEDESKSNGIAGDVNGGEGGGVQVQAVKQQLQGSTVCWERFLHVRSLKVLLVEYDDCTRHVVTALLRNCSYEVIAAANGLQAWKILEDLTNHVDLVLTEVVMPCLSGVGLLNKIMNHKTRKNVPVIMMSSHDSMGLVFKCLSKGAVDFLVKPIRKNELKNLWQHIWRRCHSSSGSGTGSESGTQTQKSVRSKSVAKSENNSGSNDEEDNESTGLNVGDGSDNGSGTQSSWTKKAVEVDSPRQVFSWHQVAECPDSTCAQVVHSNAESLGNKLVPPAATRECQQQKEHAGTRQNNLIEIGSGEFDHQIDKGQLKFNYESLSSKPKYDGATITGVVTDPTDPLMDSTQFEASNRQYKALDRSTKANSNTHEPSVELSLKRLRGVKGTETTVQDDRNVLRRSDSSAFSRYNAASNANKAPSGHVGSNSPHDNSGREVTKKEFFRDIRPHSSDNPPNQSSNGGSNNIDMGSTTNNDVPKSQVINKSAAASTVQLLHPSSAFHPVKKDLKSATQQVLVDNANNVAATVLAQSRDAQKQLQIQNLHHNYDHCQVHRHVVHTMQGQHLPEHNDLSLKKLAAAAPHCGSSNVLSGPVEGNPGNYSVNGSASGSNHGSNGQNGSSTGKNIGGTNMESDVAGKSGSGDASGNQSGNRVDENKVKQREAALTKFRQKRKERCFRKKVRYQSRKKLAEQRPRIRGQFVRQTVSENTVRTTDS is encoded by the exons ATGAGTGTTGATAGTGATGAGGATAGGCAACTGCTGGAGCTGAATCACCGTTCATGGGACGGGAAGGAAAGGGTTAAGAATGGAGTGGTGGATGAGGAAGGAAGGTTAGTTGAGGAAGATGAGTCGAAAAGTAATGGAATAGCTGGAGATGTAAACGGTGGGGAAGGGGGGGGGGTTCAAGTCCAGGCTGTTAAGCAACAGCTTCAAGGGTCAACGGTTTGCTGGGAAAGGTTTCTACATGTTAGATCTCTTAAGGTTTTACTGGTGGAATATGATGATTGTACTCGCCATGTTGTCACTGCACTGCTTCGCAATTGCAGTTATGAAG TGATTGCAGCAGCAAATGGATTGCAAGCATGGAAGATTCTTGAAGATTTGACTAATCATGTTGATCTAGTCTTAACTGAGGTAGTTATGCCGTGCTTATCCGGTGTTGGTCTTTTAAACAAGATTATGAACCACAAGACGAGGAAAAATGTTCCTGTGATTA TGATGTCATCTCATGATTCAATGGGTCTCGTCTTTAAGTGTTTGTCAAAGGGTGCTGTTGACTTTTTAGTGAAGCCTATACGAAAGAATGAGCTTAAGAACCTCTGGCAGCACATTTGGAGGAGATGCCATAGT TCTAGTGGTAGTGGAACTGGAAGTGAAAGCggcacacaaactcaaaagtcTGTAAGATCAAAAAGTGTTGCAAAGTCTGAGAACAATAGTGGAAGCAATGACGAGGAAGATAATGAGAGCACTGGTTTGAATGTTGGAGATGGAAGTGACAATGGGAGTGGCACTCAG AGTTCCTGGACAAAAAAAGCTGTAGAAGTTGACAGTCCGCGACAAGTGTTCTCATGGCACCAGGTAGCTGAGTGTCCTGATAGTACTTGTGCCCAAGTAGTTCACTCAAACGCTGAATCACTTGGTAACAAATTGGTCCCTCCAGCTGCAACAAGGGAGTGCCAACAACAGAAGGAACATG CAGGAACAAGACAGAATAATCTGATTGAGATAGGTTCTGGTGAATTTGACCACCAGATTGATAAGGGGCAGCTGAAGTTCAACTATGAGAGTCTTTCCAGTAAGCCAAAGTATGATGGTGCTACTATAACAGGTGTTGTCACCGATCCCACTGATCCCCTGATGGACAGCACACAATTCGAAGCTTCTAACAGACAGTATAAGGCCTTAGACAGAAGCACTAAAGCCAATAGTAATACTCATGAACCATCCGTGGAGCTCAGTTTGAAAAGACTTAGAGGAGTTAAAGGCACTGAGACAACAGTACAGGATGACCGCAATGTCTTAAGACGTTCAGACTCTTCAGCCTTTTCAAG GTATAATGCAGCCTCAAATGCTAACAAGGCTCCTTCTGGGCATGTTGGAAGCAACTCTCCACATGATAATAGTGGGAGGGAAGTtacaaaaaaggaattttttcGCGATATTCGACCTCATTCAAGCGATAACCCTCCCAATCAGTCCTCGAATGGAGGCAGCAATAACATTGATATGGGCTCCACAACTAATAACGATGTTCCCAAATCTCAAgttataaacaagtcagcagcAGCATCCACTGTCCAACTTTTGCATCCATCGTCTGCTTTCCATCCTGTGAAAAAGGACCTTAAGAGTGCTACCCAGCAAGTTTTAGTAGATAATGCTAATAATGTGGCAGCGACAGTATTGGCTCAATCAAGAGATGCCCAGAAGCAACTCCAAATTCAGAACCTCCATCATAATTATGATCACTGTCAGGTCCATCGCCATGTTGTCCACACCATGCAAGGACAACACCTGCCTGAGCATAATGATTTATCTTTGAAGAAATTGGCTGCAGCTGCTCCGCATTGTGGATCGTCCAATGTTCTGAGTGGGCCTGTTGAAGGTAATCCCGGAAATTACAGTGTCAACGGAAGTGCTTCAGGCAGTAACCATGGGAGCAATGGGCAAAACGGAAGCAGCACTGGAAAAAATATAGGTGGTACAAACATGGAAAGTGATGTTGCTGGGAAAAGTGGAAGTGGTGATGCTAGTGGAAACCAGAGTGGAAATAGAGTAGATGAAAACAAGGTCAAGCAAAGAGAAGCTGCCTTGACCAAGTTTCGtcagaaaagaaaggagagatGCTTCCGGAAAAAG GTTCGGTATCAAAGCAGAAAGAAACTGGCAGAACAACGACCTCGCATTCGGGGACAATTTGTGCGGCAGACGGTGAGCGAGAACACGGTCAGGACAACAGATAGCTAA
- the LOC117630757 gene encoding two-component response regulator-like APRR7 isoform X3: protein MSVDSDEDRQLLELNHRSWDGKERVKNGVVDEEGRLVEEDESKSNGIAGDVNGGEGGGVQVQAVKQQLQGSTVCWERFLHVRSLKVLLVEYDDCTRHVVTALLRNCSYEVIAAANGLQAWKILEDLTNHVDLVLTEVVMPCLSGVGLLNKIMNHKTRKNVPVIMMSSHDSMGLVFKCLSKGAVDFLVKPIRKNELKNLWQHIWRRCHSSSGSGTGSESGTQTQKSVRSKSVAKSENNSGSNDEEDNESTGLNVGDGSDNGSGTQSSWTKKAVEVDSPRQVFSWHQVAECPDSTCAQVVHSNAESLGNKLVPPAATRECQQQKEHGTRQNNLIEIGSGEFDHQIDKGQLKFNYESLSSKPKYDGATITGVVTDPTDPLMDSTQFEASNRQYKALDRSTKANSNTHEPSVELSLKRLRGVKGTETTVQDDRNVLRRSDSSAFSRYNAASNANKAPSGHVGSNSPHDNSGREVTKKEFFRDIRPHSSDNPPNQSSNGGSNNIDMGSTTNNDVPKSQVINKSAAASTVQLLHPSSAFHPVKKDLKSATQQVLVDNANNVAATVLAQSRDAQKQLQIQNLHHNYDHCQVHRHVVHTMQGQHLPEHNDLSLKKLAAAAPHCGSSNVLSGPVEGNPGNYSVNGSASGSNHGSNGQNGSSTGKNIGGTNMESDVAGKSGSGDASGNQSGNRVDENKVKQREAALTKFRQKRKERCFRKKVRYQSRKKLAEQRPRIRGQFVRQTVSENTVRTTDS from the exons ATGAGTGTTGATAGTGATGAGGATAGGCAACTGCTGGAGCTGAATCACCGTTCATGGGACGGGAAGGAAAGGGTTAAGAATGGAGTGGTGGATGAGGAAGGAAGGTTAGTTGAGGAAGATGAGTCGAAAAGTAATGGAATAGCTGGAGATGTAAACGGTGGGGAAGGGGGGGGGGTTCAAGTCCAGGCTGTTAAGCAACAGCTTCAAGGGTCAACGGTTTGCTGGGAAAGGTTTCTACATGTTAGATCTCTTAAGGTTTTACTGGTGGAATATGATGATTGTACTCGCCATGTTGTCACTGCACTGCTTCGCAATTGCAGTTATGAAG TGATTGCAGCAGCAAATGGATTGCAAGCATGGAAGATTCTTGAAGATTTGACTAATCATGTTGATCTAGTCTTAACTGAGGTAGTTATGCCGTGCTTATCCGGTGTTGGTCTTTTAAACAAGATTATGAACCACAAGACGAGGAAAAATGTTCCTGTGATTA TGATGTCATCTCATGATTCAATGGGTCTCGTCTTTAAGTGTTTGTCAAAGGGTGCTGTTGACTTTTTAGTGAAGCCTATACGAAAGAATGAGCTTAAGAACCTCTGGCAGCACATTTGGAGGAGATGCCATAGT TCTAGTGGTAGTGGAACTGGAAGTGAAAGCggcacacaaactcaaaagtcTGTAAGATCAAAAAGTGTTGCAAAGTCTGAGAACAATAGTGGAAGCAATGACGAGGAAGATAATGAGAGCACTGGTTTGAATGTTGGAGATGGAAGTGACAATGGGAGTGGCACTCAG AGTTCCTGGACAAAAAAAGCTGTAGAAGTTGACAGTCCGCGACAAGTGTTCTCATGGCACCAGGTAGCTGAGTGTCCTGATAGTACTTGTGCCCAAGTAGTTCACTCAAACGCTGAATCACTTGGTAACAAATTGGTCCCTCCAGCTGCAACAAGGGAGTGCCAACAACAGAAGGAACATG GAACAAGACAGAATAATCTGATTGAGATAGGTTCTGGTGAATTTGACCACCAGATTGATAAGGGGCAGCTGAAGTTCAACTATGAGAGTCTTTCCAGTAAGCCAAAGTATGATGGTGCTACTATAACAGGTGTTGTCACCGATCCCACTGATCCCCTGATGGACAGCACACAATTCGAAGCTTCTAACAGACAGTATAAGGCCTTAGACAGAAGCACTAAAGCCAATAGTAATACTCATGAACCATCCGTGGAGCTCAGTTTGAAAAGACTTAGAGGAGTTAAAGGCACTGAGACAACAGTACAGGATGACCGCAATGTCTTAAGACGTTCAGACTCTTCAGCCTTTTCAAG GTATAATGCAGCCTCAAATGCTAACAAGGCTCCTTCTGGGCATGTTGGAAGCAACTCTCCACATGATAATAGTGGGAGGGAAGTtacaaaaaaggaattttttcGCGATATTCGACCTCATTCAAGCGATAACCCTCCCAATCAGTCCTCGAATGGAGGCAGCAATAACATTGATATGGGCTCCACAACTAATAACGATGTTCCCAAATCTCAAgttataaacaagtcagcagcAGCATCCACTGTCCAACTTTTGCATCCATCGTCTGCTTTCCATCCTGTGAAAAAGGACCTTAAGAGTGCTACCCAGCAAGTTTTAGTAGATAATGCTAATAATGTGGCAGCGACAGTATTGGCTCAATCAAGAGATGCCCAGAAGCAACTCCAAATTCAGAACCTCCATCATAATTATGATCACTGTCAGGTCCATCGCCATGTTGTCCACACCATGCAAGGACAACACCTGCCTGAGCATAATGATTTATCTTTGAAGAAATTGGCTGCAGCTGCTCCGCATTGTGGATCGTCCAATGTTCTGAGTGGGCCTGTTGAAGGTAATCCCGGAAATTACAGTGTCAACGGAAGTGCTTCAGGCAGTAACCATGGGAGCAATGGGCAAAACGGAAGCAGCACTGGAAAAAATATAGGTGGTACAAACATGGAAAGTGATGTTGCTGGGAAAAGTGGAAGTGGTGATGCTAGTGGAAACCAGAGTGGAAATAGAGTAGATGAAAACAAGGTCAAGCAAAGAGAAGCTGCCTTGACCAAGTTTCGtcagaaaagaaaggagagatGCTTCCGGAAAAAG GTTCGGTATCAAAGCAGAAAGAAACTGGCAGAACAACGACCTCGCATTCGGGGACAATTTGTGCGGCAGACGGTGAGCGAGAACACGGTCAGGACAACAGATAGCTAA
- the LOC117630757 gene encoding two-component response regulator-like APRR7 isoform X1 gives MSVDSDEDRQLLELNHRSWDGKERVKNGVVDEEGRLVEEDESKSNGIAGDVNGGEGGGVQVQAVKQQLQGSTVCWERFLHVRSLKVLLVEYDDCTRHVVTALLRNCSYEVIAAANGLQAWKILEDLTNHVDLVLTEVVMPCLSGVGLLNKIMNHKTRKNVPVIMMSSHDSMGLVFKCLSKGAVDFLVKPIRKNELKNLWQHIWRRCHSSSGSGTGSESGTQTQKSVRSKSVAKSENNSGSNDEEDNESTGLNVGDGSDNGSGTQSSWTKKAVEVDSPRQVFSWHQVAECPDSTCAQVVHSNAESLGNKLVPPAATRECQQQKEHDNFAMGKDLEIGLSSNRDLQRQHANDFSTKPAGTRQNNLIEIGSGEFDHQIDKGQLKFNYESLSSKPKYDGATITGVVTDPTDPLMDSTQFEASNRQYKALDRSTKANSNTHEPSVELSLKRLRGVKGTETTVQDDRNVLRRSDSSAFSRYNAASNANKAPSGHVGSNSPHDNSGREVTKKEFFRDIRPHSSDNPPNQSSNGGSNNIDMGSTTNNDVPKSQVINKSAAASTVQLLHPSSAFHPVKKDLKSATQQVLVDNANNVAATVLAQSRDAQKQLQIQNLHHNYDHCQVHRHVVHTMQGQHLPEHNDLSLKKLAAAAPHCGSSNVLSGPVEGNPGNYSVNGSASGSNHGSNGQNGSSTGKNIGGTNMESDVAGKSGSGDASGNQSGNRVDENKVKQREAALTKFRQKRKERCFRKKVRYQSRKKLAEQRPRIRGQFVRQTVSENTVRTTDS, from the exons ATGAGTGTTGATAGTGATGAGGATAGGCAACTGCTGGAGCTGAATCACCGTTCATGGGACGGGAAGGAAAGGGTTAAGAATGGAGTGGTGGATGAGGAAGGAAGGTTAGTTGAGGAAGATGAGTCGAAAAGTAATGGAATAGCTGGAGATGTAAACGGTGGGGAAGGGGGGGGGGTTCAAGTCCAGGCTGTTAAGCAACAGCTTCAAGGGTCAACGGTTTGCTGGGAAAGGTTTCTACATGTTAGATCTCTTAAGGTTTTACTGGTGGAATATGATGATTGTACTCGCCATGTTGTCACTGCACTGCTTCGCAATTGCAGTTATGAAG TGATTGCAGCAGCAAATGGATTGCAAGCATGGAAGATTCTTGAAGATTTGACTAATCATGTTGATCTAGTCTTAACTGAGGTAGTTATGCCGTGCTTATCCGGTGTTGGTCTTTTAAACAAGATTATGAACCACAAGACGAGGAAAAATGTTCCTGTGATTA TGATGTCATCTCATGATTCAATGGGTCTCGTCTTTAAGTGTTTGTCAAAGGGTGCTGTTGACTTTTTAGTGAAGCCTATACGAAAGAATGAGCTTAAGAACCTCTGGCAGCACATTTGGAGGAGATGCCATAGT TCTAGTGGTAGTGGAACTGGAAGTGAAAGCggcacacaaactcaaaagtcTGTAAGATCAAAAAGTGTTGCAAAGTCTGAGAACAATAGTGGAAGCAATGACGAGGAAGATAATGAGAGCACTGGTTTGAATGTTGGAGATGGAAGTGACAATGGGAGTGGCACTCAG AGTTCCTGGACAAAAAAAGCTGTAGAAGTTGACAGTCCGCGACAAGTGTTCTCATGGCACCAGGTAGCTGAGTGTCCTGATAGTACTTGTGCCCAAGTAGTTCACTCAAACGCTGAATCACTTGGTAACAAATTGGTCCCTCCAGCTGCAACAAGGGAGTGCCAACAACAGAAGGAACATG aCAACTTTGCAATGGGAAAAGATCTAGAGATAGGCCTATCCAGTAATAGAGATTTACAGCGTCAGCACGCTAATGACTTTTCAACCAAACCAGCAGGAACAAGACAGAATAATCTGATTGAGATAGGTTCTGGTGAATTTGACCACCAGATTGATAAGGGGCAGCTGAAGTTCAACTATGAGAGTCTTTCCAGTAAGCCAAAGTATGATGGTGCTACTATAACAGGTGTTGTCACCGATCCCACTGATCCCCTGATGGACAGCACACAATTCGAAGCTTCTAACAGACAGTATAAGGCCTTAGACAGAAGCACTAAAGCCAATAGTAATACTCATGAACCATCCGTGGAGCTCAGTTTGAAAAGACTTAGAGGAGTTAAAGGCACTGAGACAACAGTACAGGATGACCGCAATGTCTTAAGACGTTCAGACTCTTCAGCCTTTTCAAG GTATAATGCAGCCTCAAATGCTAACAAGGCTCCTTCTGGGCATGTTGGAAGCAACTCTCCACATGATAATAGTGGGAGGGAAGTtacaaaaaaggaattttttcGCGATATTCGACCTCATTCAAGCGATAACCCTCCCAATCAGTCCTCGAATGGAGGCAGCAATAACATTGATATGGGCTCCACAACTAATAACGATGTTCCCAAATCTCAAgttataaacaagtcagcagcAGCATCCACTGTCCAACTTTTGCATCCATCGTCTGCTTTCCATCCTGTGAAAAAGGACCTTAAGAGTGCTACCCAGCAAGTTTTAGTAGATAATGCTAATAATGTGGCAGCGACAGTATTGGCTCAATCAAGAGATGCCCAGAAGCAACTCCAAATTCAGAACCTCCATCATAATTATGATCACTGTCAGGTCCATCGCCATGTTGTCCACACCATGCAAGGACAACACCTGCCTGAGCATAATGATTTATCTTTGAAGAAATTGGCTGCAGCTGCTCCGCATTGTGGATCGTCCAATGTTCTGAGTGGGCCTGTTGAAGGTAATCCCGGAAATTACAGTGTCAACGGAAGTGCTTCAGGCAGTAACCATGGGAGCAATGGGCAAAACGGAAGCAGCACTGGAAAAAATATAGGTGGTACAAACATGGAAAGTGATGTTGCTGGGAAAAGTGGAAGTGGTGATGCTAGTGGAAACCAGAGTGGAAATAGAGTAGATGAAAACAAGGTCAAGCAAAGAGAAGCTGCCTTGACCAAGTTTCGtcagaaaagaaaggagagatGCTTCCGGAAAAAG GTTCGGTATCAAAGCAGAAAGAAACTGGCAGAACAACGACCTCGCATTCGGGGACAATTTGTGCGGCAGACGGTGAGCGAGAACACGGTCAGGACAACAGATAGCTAA
- the LOC117632543 gene encoding WRKY transcription factor 44, protein MDIKEAERVVIAKPVASRPTCSSFRSFTELLAGAIDASPSNISSETAVPAIRPKTVRFKPTVNHAVSGLVSSQAEMSGTAHSNSSEKISKSDSRASVVYKPLAKVVSRATVSVLANMGNFNTSHQSTQSSVEAGVLHQNQDKCFRSQLSPNLRHNNPSCAETNQTIEPLKIASQNVEEDPKHIPSTANTDRPSYDGYNWRKYGQKQVKGSEYPRSYYKCTHPNCPVKKKVERSLDGQIAEIVYKGEHNHSKPQPPKKSLSGTQGLGLASDGTGQDTNNRLWNSQLNERNEGSEGRVEDQNEVGLPVHSYQSKAPLLYDPLASGGINAGGGTPDNSCGLSGECEEGSKGPEAEDYEPRSKRRKSENQSNEGGISGEGVPDPRVVVQSSVDSDMTGDGFRWRKYGQKVVKGNPYPRSYYRCTSLKCSVRKHVERVSDDPKAFITTYEGKHNHDMPLRNTNPGASEKDAQAPTSKEKP, encoded by the exons ATGGATATTAAGGAGGCAGAGCGGGTAGTTATAGCTAAACCAGTTGCTTCAAGGCCTACTTGTTCAAGCTTTAGGTCCTTCACGGAGCTTCTTGCAGGAGCTATCGATGCCTCTCCTTCTAATATATCTTCTGAAACTGCTGTTCCTGCCATCAGACCAAAGACTGTGAGGTTCAAGCCAACAGTGAATCATGCTGTCTCTGGATTGGTTTCTTCCCAG GCAGAGATGTCTGGTACTGCACATAGTAATTCATCAGAGAAGATCTCAAAATCAGACAGCAGAGCAAGTGTGGTATACAAACCATTGGCAAAAGTTGTATCAAGGGCAACTGTTTCTGTCTTGGCAAATATG GGAAACTTCAATACCAGCCACCAATCTACACAATCATCAGTCGAGGCTGGTGTTCTACATCAAAATCAAGATAAATGCTTTAGATCCCAACTTAGCCCAAATCTGCGCCATAATAATCCATCATGTGCTGAGACAAATCAGACAATAGAGCCTTTGAAGATAGCATCACAAAACGTGGAAGAGGATCCAAAACATATACCATCCACAGCCAATACTGATAGGCCTTCTTATGATGGGTATaattggagaaaatatggacaGAAGCAAGTCAAAGGAAGTGAGTACCCGCGAAGTTACTATAAGTGCACACATCCAAATTGTCCTGTGAAAAAGAAGGTTGAGAGATCTTTGGATGGACAGATTGCTGAGATTGTCTACAAGGGTGAACACAACCACTCAAAGCCTCAACCTCCAAAGAAAAGCTTATCGGGGACGCAAGGGTTAGGCTTAGCATCTGATGGAACTGGTCAAGATACCAACAACCGGTTATGGAATAGTCAACTTAATGAAAGGAATGAAGGTTCTGAAGGTAGAGTAGAGGATCAGAATGAAGTTGGACTACCTGTGCATTCTTATCAAAGTAAAGCTCCACTACTTTATGATCCTCTTGCAAGTGGAGGAATAAATGCGGGTGGTGGAACTCCTGATAATTCTTGTGGTCTTAGTGGAGAATGTGAGGAAGGAAGCAAGGGACCTGAAGCAGAGGATTATGAACCTAGAAGTAAAAGAAG AAAAAGCGAGAATCAATCGAATGAAGGGGGCATATCAGGAGAAGGTGTGCCAGATCCCCGTGTTGTGGTGCAAAGTTCTGTAGATTCTGATATGACGGGTGATGGCTTCCGTTGGAGGAAATATGGGCAGAAGGTTGTTAAGGGAAATCCATATCCCAG AAGTTACTATAGATGCACCAGTCTGAAATGCAGTGTGCGTAAGCATGTCGAAAGAGTCTCAGACGATCCCAAAGCTTTTATCACAACATACGAGGGAAAGCACAACCATGACATGCCACTGAGGAACACAAACCCAGGAGCATCCGAAAAGGATGCACAAGCCCCCACAAGCAAAGAAAAGCCATGA